Below is a window of Campylobacter canadensis DNA.
GTTTTGCCCAAGGGCTTAAATCTCCGCTTTTTGCTGGAGTGATGTTTAAATCATTTTGTAATTCTTTAAAAATATTCTTAAGACTTGGTGGGATTTTTACATTTTTTGGAACCGAAAAACTAAGCCCCATTGCTTGATTTTCTTGATGATAAGGGTCTTGTCCTAGGATAATAATTTTAATTTCTTTTAAAGGACATAAATTAAAAGCATTAAAAATTAAATCCTTTGGCGGATAGATAATTTTGCCTTCTTTTAATGCTTTTTCATAGTGTTTTTTTATATTTATAAAATATTCTTTTTTAAATTCATCTTGTAAAAACTCTTGCCAATCATCATTTAGTTTTATAATCATATATTATCCTTTTTCAAATAATATCTAAAAAAGTTTTAAAAGGAGTGAGAATGAAAAATATACTAATTCCATTTGCAAATGGCAATGAGGATATAGAGCTAATAAGTATTGTTGATATTTTAACAAGGGCAAAAAATGGTGGTGCAAAACTCAATATTATTTGTGCAGCTTTAAACGATAGCTTAGAAGTAAAGCTTGATAGCGGACTTGTTGTAAAAGCACATACAACGCTTAATCAAGTAGATTTTTCAACTCTTGATGGTATTGTTTTAGCGGGTGGTTTTGATGGAATGAATAATCTTAAAAATGATGAAAGAATTATAAATATCATTAAAGATTTAAATTCAAAGAAAAAACTCGTAGCAGCGCTTTGTGCATCGCCTATGGTGTTAGATAAAGCAGGTGTTATTAAGGGTGATTTTACTTGTTATCCAGGTTGTCAAAATGGCATTAACGCAAATCATAAAAGCAATAAATTTGTAGTGGTAAATGAAAACGTAATTACAGGAATTGGCCCTATTGCATCAAGCTTTTTTGCTTTAACTATTTTAAAAGAGCTTGGTTTTAAAGAAGCTTATGAAGGTGTAAAAGAAGGTTTTTTAATTAATCATTTTAATATCGAGTTTTAATGATTTATCTTGCACAAACTGATACTACAGCAGGTTTTTTAAGTAAGGATTTAAAAAAAATAAACGCTTTAAAAAATAGAGATGAAAATCAACCTTGCTTAATAACCACTGCTAAATTTAGCGAATTAAAAACTCTTGCTAGAATTCCAAATGCTTTTAAAAACTATGTAAGAAGGGCAAAAAAAACTACCTTTATTTATGCAAATAAAAAGGCTATTCGTGTTGTAAGAGATTGTAAGCATGCAGAATTTTTAAGAGAGAATGGATATTTTTATTCTTCATCAGCAAATAAGCACGGATGTAAATTTGATGAAAAGTGGGCAAGAAGTGTTGCTGATATTATTGTAGATGAGAATTTTTTTGAAAGCAGTCCTTCAAGTATAAAAAAATTCTCAAAAAAAAGAATGTTTAAGATTCGCTAAACTTACTCGCTAAGTAGATTTATAAAAAAATTTTCTTTTTCTAAATAATTATTGTGATGTATTTTTAACCTTTGATAATTTTCATTAGGCATAAAAATTTTATTGAAGATATCAGAGCTTAATTTTTGCAAAAAAGAATACGCCAAGTATTGTTCAAATAAGTTTATTTTATTATTTTTATCATTATTAAAGAAATTAACACAATTTTTTGCTGATTTTATAGCTAATATTAATCTTTTTTCCTTTTTTTCTTTTATATTTATTTTATTCATAGCATTTAAGATATTTAAATATGAAGAATATATGTTTTCATCACATTTTCTATAAGAAATTGTGCTTAATTTATCAAATTCTTCTTGAGCTTTTTTTAAATCTTTTTTGTTGTAATTAAGTATTGCATTGTGGCAATATAATAAAATTTTCTTTTTTAAAATTAAAGAATAATATACACAATTTTGCGCATTATTTTTACAGTGTTGTAAATATTCATTTTCATATTTTAATAAGTCTTTTAAGTTATCAATATTATTTATACAAGCTTGGATTATATTGTTTTTACAGTATTTTTCATTGATATCTTTAATTAAAGTTGGATTAAAATAAGCTTTAATTGCTTGTAATTTATACTCGTTTTCTAAGTTATTTATTTGAGCTGAGTACAGCAAGGTAGTAGCAAGGTAAAATAATATAAATTTTCTTAACATAGCCTCTCCTTTATGCTTTAATTTAAATTTAATTAATAATATTAAATATTAAATTAATATATTTTATAATAGCTTTGTAATTATTTGTAAGAAAGTTTAAAATAATATTCTAATTTTTAAAAAAAGTAAAAATCACAAAGAGTGATTTTTACAATCAAGACATAAATAACCTAAAATCAAGTTTTTCGTGTGCAAACATAGCAATATCTAGCTCATGATGTGTGCTAAATAATCTATAATCACAATTATTTAAACTAAAGGAATTATTTTTTAAAGAATTATCAGCTATTTGCTTAGCCTTTAATGCACACTTTTTTGCTAAATCTATGTTTTTATAAAGCAATTCGCTTGATTTTCTATAAGATAGTGGTATAGCACGAGTTGCATTTTGTGTAAGAGTTTTTATACAAGCATAAGCATAACTTTCAACTTTATCATCAGCTAAAACGCTAAAAGCAATAGCAGGATGAGTATAGTTGTCGTTATCGCAGATTTTAAAATACCATTTTGCTAAGTCATTATGCATAAATTCAGTATTTTTCAAAGTTGCCCTTGCCATATTTATTGCACCAGTTCTTGATTCAAAACTTGCTATTGAAGCATTTGCAATTCTTGCTAGTTTTAAAAGGCTAAGTCTTTTTTCTTTTAATTTGCAAGCAAGTATATATACAGCAGCATCAGCAGGGGCAAAAACATCAAGCATATAACTTTCTAGCCATACTTGATAACTTTGCTCATTTTTTATCTTACCCCAAGAAATATAGCTTTCAAGACCAAAGCTATGTGAGTATGCACCATTAGCAAAGGTGCTATCAAATAAAAATTGCCCTAACATTAGTGGTGATGACTCGCATGTTTTAAAGCGTGGCGTAACACTTTTGAAGTTCTTTCGTACTCAACCTTATTTTCATCTAGCCATTGTGCAATTAAATAATCATCTTCAACTATCATCATACCATCTTCAAATACAGCTGGAGTATGTCTATTTCCAATAGAGTGAGCAACAAAACCCATTTGCATCATATCCTTAGCTTTAATCACAATAACATTTTGTGGTAGGCAATCTACCACAAAAATTCTTGTATCATCTTCTGCTAATACATCACCATTATGAAAATGACCACCATCTAGACTAACGCCTATTTCAATTCCACTATCACTTTTTAATCTAAGTATATGTTTTAATCTATCATCAGGCGATACTTTTACTTTATCTATGCTTTTGCCTTTTGTATCATAGTCTTTTATATTGCCTAGTATGGTTTTAACTATCATTTTTTCTCCTAGAATAAGTAATATCTTTGTGCTAATGGTAATTCATTTAATGGTTCGCTATAAGCTTCTTTACCATCAACTGTAACCACATAAGTTTGTGGGTCTACTTCAATTTTAGGAGTAGCATTATTTAGCTTCATATCAGATTTTTTAGCACTTGCTGCACCTTTAATAGCTAGAACTTGTTTTTTAATACCATATTCTTTAGCTACATTTGCATCAACTGCCATTTTGCACATAAAGCTATAGCAAGTTTCGTGTAATGCTACACCATAAGCACCGAACATATTTCTATGCATTACTGGTTGTGGGGTAGGGATTGATGCGTTGCTATCGCCCATTACTGAATGTAAGCAAAATCCACCTTTGATAATCATTTTTGGTTTTGTTCCAAATGTTTTTGGGTCCCATAAAACTAGGTCAGCAATTTTACCAACTTCAACGCTACCAATATATTCACTAACACCTGCAGCTATTGCTGGGTTGATTGTATATTTTGCTACATAGCGTTTAATACGATTATTATCATCGTGTTCTGCATCACCTTCTAAAACACCTCTTTGCATTTTCATTTTATGAGCTGTTTGCCAAGTTCTACTTACAACTTCGCCAATTCTTCCCATAGCTTGAGAGTCAGAACTCATAATAGAAATTACACCCATATCGTGTAATACGTCTTCAGCACCTATTGTTTCTTTTCTAATACGGCTATCAGCAAAAGCAACGTCTTCTTTAACATTTTTGCTTAAGTGGTGGCATACCATTAGCATATCTAAATGCTCTTCAATAGTATTTACTGTAAATGGCATAGTTGGGTTAGTTGATGCTGGTAAAATATTTGGTTCGCCTGCTAGTTTGATAATATCAGGAGCGTGTCCTCCACCTGCACCTTCTGTGTGGAAAGTATGGATTGTTCTACCTGCAATAGCAGCTTTTGTATCTTCAACGCAACCATATTCGTTTAGTGTATCAGTGTGAATTCCAACAGAAACATCAGCAATTTCAGCAGCTTTTAAAGCATTGTCAATCGCACTCTTAGTTGTTCCCCAGTCTTCGTGGATTTTAAGACCAGCAGCACCAGCTCTTAATTGCTCAAGGTTAGCTTCAACATTTGAACCATGTCCTTTTGCGTATAAACCGATATTAATTGGTAAATCATCAGTTCCTTGTAACATTCTTTTAATATTAAAAATTCCTGGTGTGCAAGTAGTAGCTTTTGAACCATCGTTTGGACCAGTACCACCACCAAATAATGTTGTAATACCGTTACTTAAAGCTTCATCAACTTGTTCAGGGTTAATAAAGTGAATATGTGTATCAACACCACCTGCAGTAACAATCATACCTTCACCAGCAAGAGCTTCAGTACCAACACCTGTAACAAAGTCAATATCATCAGTAATATCAGGGTTACCACCTTTACCAATAGCGTGGATTTTACCATTTTTAATACCAATATCAGCTTTGTAAATTCCTGTATAGTCAATAATAAGAGCGTTAGTAATAACTAAATCAACTACATCTTTATCTAGTAAGCGTGAGTTTTGTCCCATGCCATCACGAAGTGTTTTACCACCACCAAATTTACATTCTTCACCATATTTAGTGTAATCTTTTTCAACTTTAGCAAAAAGGTTTGTATCTGCTAGTCTTATACTGTCCCCTGTTGTAGGACCAAAATGTGATGCATATTCTGCTCTAGTAATTTTAAACATAGCTTCTCCTTATAATTTTCCATTAATTTTGCAGTTTTGTCCCCATACTTCACGAGCACCTGCTAAATCAATTAATTTAACCGTTTTCTTTACACCTGGTTCAAAACGAACTGCAGTACCGCTTATGATATCTAAGCGTTTTCCACGAGCTTTTTCTCTATCAAAAACTAAAAGTGCATTTGTTTCATAAAAATGAAAGTGAGAGCCAACTTGAACAGGTCTATCACCACTGTTTGTAACTTCTAATTCTATTGCTTCACGACCTTCGTTGCAAACGATATCGCCTTGTGCATAAATAATTTCACCAAGTTTCATAATT
It encodes the following:
- a CDS encoding urease accessory protein UreE, whose translation is MIVKTILGNIKDYDTKGKSIDKVKVSPDDRLKHILRLKSDSGIEIGVSLDGGHFHNGDVLAEDDTRIFVVDCLPQNVIVIKAKDMMQMGFVAHSIGNRHTPAVFEDGMMIVEDDYLIAQWLDENKVEYERTSKVLRHALKHASHHH
- the ureC gene encoding urease subunit alpha yields the protein MFKITRAEYASHFGPTTGDSIRLADTNLFAKVEKDYTKYGEECKFGGGKTLRDGMGQNSRLLDKDVVDLVITNALIIDYTGIYKADIGIKNGKIHAIGKGGNPDITDDIDFVTGVGTEALAGEGMIVTAGGVDTHIHFINPEQVDEALSNGITTLFGGGTGPNDGSKATTCTPGIFNIKRMLQGTDDLPINIGLYAKGHGSNVEANLEQLRAGAAGLKIHEDWGTTKSAIDNALKAAEIADVSVGIHTDTLNEYGCVEDTKAAIAGRTIHTFHTEGAGGGHAPDIIKLAGEPNILPASTNPTMPFTVNTIEEHLDMLMVCHHLSKNVKEDVAFADSRIRKETIGAEDVLHDMGVISIMSSDSQAMGRIGEVVSRTWQTAHKMKMQRGVLEGDAEHDDNNRIKRYVAKYTINPAIAAGVSEYIGSVEVGKIADLVLWDPKTFGTKPKMIIKGGFCLHSVMGDSNASIPTPQPVMHRNMFGAYGVALHETCYSFMCKMAVDANVAKEYGIKKQVLAIKGAASAKKSDMKLNNATPKIEVDPQTYVVTVDGKEAYSEPLNELPLAQRYYLF
- the ung gene encoding uracil-DNA glycosylase, whose translation is MIIKLNDDWQEFLQDEFKKEYFINIKKHYEKALKEGKIIYPPKDLIFNAFNLCPLKEIKIIILGQDPYHQENQAMGLSFSVPKNVKIPPSLKNIFKELQNDLNITPAKSGDLSPWAKQGVLLLNSILSVEANKAASHSSWGWQEFSDAIIHKLSNEKSGLVFMLWGNYAKSKEILIDNTKHLILKAAHPSPLARTGFLACKHFSKANEFLKKVGKITIDWKID
- a CDS encoding urease accessory protein UreF, which translates into the protein MLGQFLFDSTFANGAYSHSFGLESYISWGKIKNEQSYQVWLESYMLDVFAPADAAVYILACKLKEKRLSLLKLARIANASIASFESRTGAINMARATLKNTEFMHNDLAKWYFKICDNDNYTHPAIAFSVLADDKVESYAYACIKTLTQNATRAIPLSYRKSSELLYKNIDLAKKCALKAKQIADNSLKNNSFSLNNCDYRLFSTHHELDIAMFAHEKLDFRLFMS
- a CDS encoding DJ-1 family glyoxalase III; amino-acid sequence: MKNILIPFANGNEDIELISIVDILTRAKNGGAKLNIICAALNDSLEVKLDSGLVVKAHTTLNQVDFSTLDGIVLAGGFDGMNNLKNDERIINIIKDLNSKKKLVAALCASPMVLDKAGVIKGDFTCYPGCQNGINANHKSNKFVVVNENVITGIGPIASSFFALTILKELGFKEAYEGVKEGFLINHFNIEF
- a CDS encoding Sua5 YciO YrdC YwlC family protein; translation: MIYLAQTDTTAGFLSKDLKKINALKNRDENQPCLITTAKFSELKTLARIPNAFKNYVRRAKKTTFIYANKKAIRVVRDCKHAEFLRENGYFYSSSANKHGCKFDEKWARSVADIIVDENFFESSPSSIKKFSKKRMFKIR
- the ureB gene encoding urease subunit beta, with the protein product MKLGEIIYAQGDIVCNEGREAIELEVTNSGDRPVQVGSHFHFYETNALLVFDREKARGKRLDIISGTAVRFEPGVKKTVKLIDLAGAREVWGQNCKINGKL